The Mangrovibacterium diazotrophicum DNA window AACCCAGTCCCAGAAACGGAACATGTTTTTGGTGTCGATACCGAAGGCTGAAACAGCTCCGGCGTTAGTTGAAAGAGCCACGAAATGTTTGGCAACGGCACTTTCGTCTTTTGCGGCTTCCAGGAACCAAGATTTAGCCGAATTAGCGTTGGTCATTGTTTCCTGAGTCGTAAATGTTTTCGAAGCAACGATAAACAGCGTTGTTTCCGGATTTACCTTTTTCAAGGTTTCCGCAATGTGCGTACCGTCAACATTCGATACAAAATGCAGGCTGATATTTTCTTTTTTGTACGGCTTTAACGCTTCAGTCACCATCAGCGGCCCAAGGTCAGAACCACCGATACCAATGTTCACAATGTCGGTAATTGATTTGCCGCTGTAACCTTTCCATTCTCCGGAAATGATACTTTCAGAGAAAGCTTTCATTTGGTCGAGCACTTCATTTACTTCAGGCATTACATCCTTGCCGTCAACTAAAATTGGTGTGTTGCTGCGGTTACGCAGGGCAACGTGCAAAACCGAACGATCTTCAGTTTGATTAATTTTTTCACCTGAAAATTCGCTTTCAATGGCTGATTTCAAGCCACATTCTTCGGCAAGCTGCACCAAAAGTGAGCGAACCTTATCGTCGACAATATTTTTTGAGAAATCGAGTAAAATCTCTTCAAATTGCAGTGAATACTTTTCAAAACGTTTCTCGTCTTTTGCAAAAAGATCTTTGATTTGTGTGCCGTTGAACTCGGCAAAATAGGCTTCCAACGCTCCCCAGGCTTTCGTGGTAGTTGGATTAACAGTTGGCAACATAATATCTGATTTTATTTATTATTTGGTGTATTTAATTTCGAACCAGTCGTTCAGGTATTGAAACGCAAACAAAGATATAATAGATTGCAAATTTAGGGCTATTCAACCGGCCCAAAATCGAAATGTGAACGACAGAATTAACTGTCCGTTTCCCTCTCGACTTGACAAAAAATGTAACTCAACCCGGTTTCTGTCTTCAAACCACGACATTGATTTAATTAAAACCCAACTGTATCACGAATGTTCTTGTGTCGTGAACTATCCGGTCCCCCGGACACGTTCTGTGTTGATAAACTGGAAGTTATCGTTTAACGCTTCGAACCAATAACAAGCGAGACAATCAGCCCAATAACAATGTAAATCAAAAAGGCTCCGGAAGTCAACAGCAGGACAAATCCCATCTCACTTGTTAATTCGCTCCATGCTGTTTTGTAGTGAACAATGCTCCATGCGTTCAGCAAATTAAAGAACACAAAAAGTGCAACCAGAACAATTAAATGGCGCAAAGGCCTGATCTGTATTTTTTTCATTTTAAAAGCTTTTAATCGAACGAACTTAGATTTGATACTGATCGGGCATGATTATCTTTCGCCCTTCATCAATCGCGCTCTCACCAAGCAACGTCCACAAGCTGGTGTAATACGCTTCGGCAACCATCCTTCGCGGAATTTCGCCCTGGCGAATAAAGCTCGCGAAGGCCTCAAACTGCATCTGGCTATCCTCATAAAAATCTGCCTCCATCAACTCGGCTCCCTTATATTCTACCGCTCTTTCCGGCAGCCACGACTCTCCTCCAACAGGAATACTGTCGAATAGATCACGCTCCAAATTGTTGATCAATTGGCGTATTCCGGGCGCTGGCGGAATGACTTCAGTGTAGACTCGGTTAGACTCGAACTCAATCGTTCCTTTGCTTCCCAGTATTTGCTCCTCCAAACCATATTTTTTGTTGCTGGTCATGGAATCGTACACAAATTGAACGCCGTCGGGGAAAGTATAAGTCAGCGAAACGCTGTCGGGAACCGTCCGACTATCTTTCCAGAACACATTGCTCCCGGTTCCGATCACACTGACAGGAACTTTACCCGTCACCCACAAGGCAACCTGCAACTGGTGGGTCATCAATTCCGTCAGCAGGCCAACAGAAAGTTCCTTGTACAAGCGCCAGTTGATTTGTCGTTCCAAATCGAAATTATTGTCGGGTAGTGGTCGGCGCCAGTTGTTATTGCGATGCCAATAAGCACGCATCTGCGTTACCTGGCCGATATCCCCTTCCTGTATGCGTCTCATACCTTCCAGGTAAATTGGGTTGAACATGCGCTGGTGACCGATTTGCAAAATTTTGCCACTTGCCTTGTGTGAATCGTACATGCGTTTAACGTCATCCGGCGTGCGAGCCATTGCTTTTTCGCAGAAGGTGTGAATCCCGGCCGACAAGCAATCGACGGCAATATGAGCGTGTTCGGTCAGCGGAGTTGCAATAACAACACCATCCAACTTCTCCCGATCGATTAATTTCCGGTAATCGGTGTAAGTCGTCACCTCACACATATTTTTCTGACATAAGCCCTGCGCGACGTCCAGGTTTGGTTGATAATTATCGCAAATCGCGACGACCCGGATATTTGCGGTTTCGCGAATTCGCAGCAAAAAATCCAACAAAAGCGTTCCTCTCGATCCTGTTCCAATCACGGCGATACTGAGCTGATCGGACACGCTTTTGGAAACCGGTTTATCGTCTGCAAACGACTTCAACCAGGGAGCCGACAACAAAAACATGGCAGATCCGCCCATGGCCAAATCTTTCAAGAACTCGCGTCTGCTTCTCTCTATTCTAGTTTTCGTGTTCATAAATTCGTCTTCCTTCGTTAGCTGTTGGTTGGTTAAAAACATTGATTTTTTGTGGTTTGAATTGACTGGTAATCTCTTCGAATTCGCTCTTGTTGGCAGCTACCAAAGCCGTCGACAAAACCTCTGCCCGGACAGGACACTCGTCCTGAACTACGGCGAGCCGGCTTCTGATTTCAAACTTTAAGGTATTCGGATTGACGATATGGTAGCACTGCTGCTTTCCCT harbors:
- a CDS encoding Gfo/Idh/MocA family protein; amino-acid sequence: MFLTNQQLTKEDEFMNTKTRIERSRREFLKDLAMGGSAMFLLSAPWLKSFADDKPVSKSVSDQLSIAVIGTGSRGTLLLDFLLRIRETANIRVVAICDNYQPNLDVAQGLCQKNMCEVTTYTDYRKLIDREKLDGVVIATPLTEHAHIAVDCLSAGIHTFCEKAMARTPDDVKRMYDSHKASGKILQIGHQRMFNPIYLEGMRRIQEGDIGQVTQMRAYWHRNNNWRRPLPDNNFDLERQINWRLYKELSVGLLTELMTHQLQVALWVTGKVPVSVIGTGSNVFWKDSRTVPDSVSLTYTFPDGVQFVYDSMTSNKKYGLEEQILGSKGTIEFESNRVYTEVIPPAPGIRQLINNLERDLFDSIPVGGESWLPERAVEYKGAELMEADFYEDSQMQFEAFASFIRQGEIPRRMVAEAYYTSLWTLLGESAIDEGRKIIMPDQYQI